The Anolis sagrei isolate rAnoSag1 chromosome Y, rAnoSag1.mat, whole genome shotgun sequence genome contains a region encoding:
- the LOC132780382 gene encoding neuroglobin-like: MGCALSGAQDPPIAEECSPLDDRLDLNQETTEPFPLSETQKELIRESWEILHKDITRVGIIVFIRLFETHPECKDVFFLFRDIDDLQQLKMSKELQAHGLRVMSFIEKSVARMDQEPKLQQLAFELGRSHCRYKAPPKYYEYIGTQFIQAAQPILKEAWTPETEKAWEGLFRYLAATMRRGYYKEQKATSKN; this comes from the exons ATGGGTTGCGCTTTGTCTGGCGCACAGGATCCTCCCATTGCGGAAGAGTGCTCCCCCCTGGATGATAGGTTAGATCTGAATCAGGAAACTACAGAGCCCTTCCCGCTTTCAGAGACCCAGAAGGAGCTGATCCGAGAGTCCTGGGAAATCCTGCACAAGGACATCACACGAGTGGGGATCATAGTCTTTATCAG GCTCTTTGAGACCCACCCAGAATGCAAGgatgtcttcttcctcttccgtGACATCGACgacttgcagcagctgaagatgagCAAGGAGCTGCAGGCTCACGGCCTCCG GGTCATGTCTTTCATTGAGAAGAGCGTGGCACGGATGGACCAGGAACCGAAGCTGCAGCAATTGGCCTTCGAATTGGGCAGAAGCCATTGCCGGTACAAAGCGCCTCCCAAATATTACGAG TACATTGGTACCCAGTTCATCCAAGCAGCCCAACCCATCCTGAAAGAAGCCTGGACCCCAGAGACTGAAAAAGCCTGGGAG GGCTTGTTCCGATACCTGGCAGCAACTATGCGGAGAGGCTACTATAAAGAACAGAAGGCTACGAGCAAGAATTAG